In Asanoa sp. WMMD1127, one genomic interval encodes:
- a CDS encoding type II secretion system F family protein, with product MLLLVGVVAIAAAIAVVGVTLTAGNPHEAVTRTIDTADRGYRVAGVEAVNPAAGVSLPPAAYALGQALGRGGVSAWLARRLDQAGNPAWLSVPKVIAYQGLLVVVGAAVAFALAVLFATPLTWPVWALVGAAAGYAAPALLVLHLAQERQELLRRTLPDVLDTLVVTVEAGLGFEAALAQVVRNGRGPMVGEFARVLHEMQIGRSRVDALREMAARTNVTELRAFASAVVQATTLGIPMGKVLRQQSAEMRVRRRQRAEELAQKVPVKILFPMIFCIFPALFVVVIGPAAIKILQAFGG from the coding sequence ATGCTGCTGCTGGTAGGGGTGGTCGCGATCGCCGCCGCGATCGCGGTCGTCGGCGTCACGTTGACCGCCGGCAACCCGCACGAGGCGGTCACCCGAACCATCGACACGGCCGACCGCGGCTACCGGGTCGCCGGGGTCGAGGCGGTCAACCCCGCCGCCGGCGTGTCGCTCCCGCCCGCCGCGTACGCCCTCGGGCAGGCGCTGGGTCGCGGTGGTGTGTCGGCCTGGCTGGCGCGGCGGTTGGACCAGGCCGGCAATCCCGCGTGGCTCAGCGTGCCCAAGGTGATCGCCTACCAAGGCCTGCTGGTGGTCGTCGGCGCGGCGGTGGCGTTCGCGCTCGCGGTGCTGTTCGCGACGCCGCTGACCTGGCCCGTGTGGGCGCTGGTCGGGGCTGCCGCCGGTTACGCCGCCCCCGCGCTGCTCGTGCTCCATCTCGCTCAGGAGCGGCAGGAGCTGCTCCGGCGTACGCTGCCCGATGTGCTGGACACCCTCGTGGTGACGGTCGAGGCCGGGCTGGGTTTCGAGGCGGCGCTCGCGCAGGTGGTGCGCAACGGGCGCGGGCCGATGGTCGGTGAGTTCGCCCGGGTGCTGCACGAGATGCAGATCGGCCGGTCGCGGGTCGACGCGTTGCGGGAGATGGCGGCGCGCACCAACGTGACCGAGTTGCGGGCCTTCGCGTCCGCGGTCGTGCAGGCCACCACGCTGGGCATCCCGATGGGCAAGGTGCTGCGGCAGCAGTCGGCCGAGATGCGGGTGCGGCGCCGGCAGCGGGCGGAGGAGCTGGCGCAGAAGGTGCCGGTGAAGATCCTCTTTCCGATGATCTTCTGTATCTTCCCGGCGCTGTTCGTGGTCGTCATCGGACCGGCCGCCATCAAGATCCTGCAGGCGTTCGGTGGCTGA
- a CDS encoding response regulator transcription factor, whose translation MATLFAIHANATTHLAISRAVATLPNTELTGRTASAVEALRVVETLAPDVVTVDLRLPDGDGIALAQRLSVPVLVVGAATRRLLERALAAGVAAYVPRDAGVVEVAAAIRTCLSGGVSYSAETLNAALRRTRSVALSPREQEVHDLVRTGLGQAEVARRLGLNESTVRTHVARIRAKLAGGGDLPQAG comes from the coding sequence ATGGCGACCCTTTTCGCCATCCACGCCAACGCGACCACTCACCTCGCCATCAGCCGCGCGGTCGCCACCCTGCCCAACACCGAGCTCACCGGCCGCACCGCGTCCGCGGTCGAGGCCCTGCGGGTCGTCGAGACCCTCGCCCCCGACGTGGTCACCGTCGACCTGCGCCTGCCAGACGGCGACGGCATCGCGCTGGCCCAGCGCCTGAGCGTTCCCGTCCTGGTGGTCGGCGCGGCCACCCGCCGCCTCCTGGAGCGGGCGCTGGCGGCGGGCGTGGCCGCGTACGTCCCGCGCGACGCCGGGGTCGTCGAGGTGGCGGCCGCGATCCGGACCTGCCTGTCCGGCGGCGTGAGCTACTCGGCGGAGACGCTGAACGCGGCGCTGCGCCGCACCCGGTCGGTCGCCCTGAGCCCGCGCGAGCAGGAGGTCCACGACCTGGTGCGCACCGGCCTCGGCCAGGCCGAGGTGGCCCGCCGGCTGGGCCTGAACGAGTCCACGGTGCGCACCCACGTGGCCCGCATCCGCGCGAAGCTCGCGGGCGGCGGCGACCTGCCCCAGGCGGGCTGA